A stretch of [Clostridium] innocuum DNA encodes these proteins:
- the cobA gene encoding uroporphyrinogen-III C-methyltransferase: MIYLTGAGCGNWELLTLRAMRMIQKADCILYDRLLDPEILTFAPKHCDCIYVGKKAGKHAMAQEEIQRLMIEKAARVDTVVRLKGGDPCVFGRVGEEAQALAQAHVPFEIIPGISSGIGGLAFAGIPITHRDYASGARLMSAHGKAGTMSDLDYAGMAHTRDTLIFYMGLQQLSAIVSGLMQAGRNPNTPIALVSNAGRATQTMVTATLKDIEDRDLSAIVSPALIVIGGVINLQEELNFMKRRPLFQKRYLLPQFSDAKRELQLELQDLGAAVDCITTGRICANPALLNDVNLQETDILVFSSRNAIEIFFTQLVQRRQDVRQLSTVKIAVVGEKSRQVLARYGIQADIQPQQEDSEHLALELQKHISKNDRLVLVKADNDNRVLFEQLQEHAHVSLCKAYTVQELPFDLPQHVYDGALFTCSFHVHACLGRLMECQDVTELKVYSMGAHTTRALRSYGCKHIIELPKADKGLFGTCIIEEEAHV, from the coding sequence ATGATTTATCTTACCGGAGCCGGCTGCGGCAATTGGGAGCTGCTGACACTGCGTGCGATGCGGATGATTCAAAAAGCGGACTGCATTTTGTATGATCGTCTGCTGGATCCTGAAATCCTGACATTTGCACCAAAGCACTGTGACTGCATTTATGTTGGCAAAAAGGCAGGGAAGCATGCCATGGCACAGGAGGAGATTCAGCGTCTGATGATTGAGAAGGCGGCCCGGGTTGATACGGTTGTAAGGCTCAAGGGAGGGGACCCCTGTGTGTTCGGTCGTGTCGGGGAAGAAGCACAGGCATTGGCGCAGGCCCATGTACCATTTGAAATCATACCCGGTATATCCAGCGGAATCGGTGGTCTGGCATTTGCCGGTATTCCGATTACGCATCGCGATTATGCCAGTGGTGCCCGCCTGATGAGTGCACATGGCAAAGCGGGCACCATGAGCGACCTTGATTACGCAGGCATGGCACATACCCGGGATACGCTGATTTTCTATATGGGGCTGCAACAGCTGTCCGCAATCGTATCCGGACTTATGCAGGCAGGGCGTAATCCAAATACACCGATTGCACTTGTCAGCAATGCCGGCCGAGCGACACAGACGATGGTGACGGCAACGCTAAAGGATATCGAAGACAGAGATCTTTCCGCAATTGTTTCTCCCGCACTGATTGTTATAGGCGGGGTAATCAATTTGCAGGAGGAATTGAATTTCATGAAACGGCGTCCCTTGTTTCAAAAACGCTACCTGCTTCCTCAGTTTTCCGATGCGAAGCGAGAGCTGCAGCTTGAGCTGCAGGATTTGGGTGCTGCCGTTGATTGCATAACAACAGGAAGGATTTGTGCAAACCCGGCTCTGTTGAATGATGTCAATCTGCAGGAAACAGATATTCTTGTATTTTCAAGCCGCAATGCCATTGAGATTTTCTTTACACAGCTGGTGCAGCGCAGACAGGATGTACGTCAGCTTTCTACTGTTAAAATCGCCGTGGTGGGTGAGAAAAGCAGGCAGGTGCTGGCCCGCTATGGCATACAGGCGGACATACAGCCGCAGCAGGAGGACAGCGAGCATCTGGCACTGGAGCTGCAAAAGCATATTTCAAAAAATGACCGTCTCGTGCTTGTGAAGGCGGACAATGATAATCGTGTGCTGTTTGAGCAGCTGCAGGAGCATGCACATGTATCACTTTGCAAGGCCTATACGGTGCAAGAGCTGCCCTTTGACCTGCCGCAGCACGTCTATGACGGAGCGCTGTTCACATGCAGCTTCCATGTGCATGCCTGTCTTGGAAGGCTCATGGAGTGTCAGGATGTTACTGAGCTGAAGGTCTATTCCATGGGAGCACATACTACAAGAGCATTACGCAGCTATGGCTGTAAACATATTATCGAGCTGCCGAAAGCGGATAAAGGGCTGTTCGGCACCTGTATCATAGAGGAGGAAGCGCATGTATAG
- the hemA gene encoding glutamyl-tRNA reductase, which yields MEFGIYGVSYKEADADVRDCTAFSDTQKMELYNQLLDVDITQAVILSTCNRSELYFIYEKEEQLDQIRELFLAAAGKAVPLFLKTGVTAACYLFEVAAGYHSMVLGEDQILGQVQSCYQMANQCQACGKQLHRMFQSCFAAVKQLKTAYKISEHPISIAYLAVKNIRNAMSLRNASVLVIGSGEMAALMLQYLQEEELSALYVCSRSRYKARQVMSAAMEYIPFSKRYEVLPYCDVICSMTASPHRILRREDMPPIDRKQLYVDLAMPRDIDPQLAQRGRVVIDIDHLQREADEQLEQRRALLQKAHAMLEAAAQEAYASLHSQEVDHLIQSLQQRSEQMAADTYALLQTRLQLSPHEQQVLKKVLHTSFLRMVKEPMLALKKAKGQDQQLYARLLETMLKGD from the coding sequence ATGGAGTTCGGGATATACGGTGTGTCTTATAAGGAAGCCGATGCGGATGTGAGAGATTGTACTGCATTTTCCGATACACAGAAAATGGAGCTGTATAATCAATTGCTGGATGTGGATATCACACAGGCTGTGATTCTATCCACCTGCAACCGCAGCGAGCTGTATTTCATATATGAAAAGGAGGAACAGCTGGATCAGATAAGGGAGCTGTTTCTGGCGGCTGCCGGAAAGGCTGTTCCGCTGTTTTTGAAAACAGGCGTGACTGCTGCCTGTTATCTGTTTGAGGTTGCTGCCGGATATCATTCCATGGTGCTTGGCGAGGATCAGATTCTGGGGCAGGTACAGAGCTGCTATCAAATGGCCAATCAGTGTCAGGCGTGTGGAAAACAGCTGCATCGCATGTTTCAAAGCTGCTTTGCGGCGGTTAAACAGCTGAAAACAGCATATAAAATCAGTGAGCATCCGATATCAATTGCCTATCTGGCTGTGAAAAATATCCGCAATGCCATGTCTTTGCGCAATGCGAGTGTTCTGGTTATCGGGAGTGGAGAAATGGCTGCACTGATGCTGCAGTACCTGCAGGAAGAGGAGCTGTCCGCATTGTATGTGTGCAGCCGCAGCCGATACAAGGCCCGGCAGGTGATGTCAGCTGCTATGGAATACATTCCCTTTTCAAAGCGCTATGAGGTTCTTCCATACTGTGATGTGATCTGTTCCATGACAGCCTCCCCGCATCGGATTCTGCGCAGGGAGGACATGCCGCCGATTGATCGAAAACAGCTGTATGTGGATTTGGCGATGCCAAGAGACATCGATCCGCAGCTGGCACAAAGGGGGCGTGTGGTGATTGATATCGATCATTTGCAGCGGGAGGCCGATGAGCAGCTGGAGCAGCGAAGAGCCCTGCTGCAGAAGGCTCACGCCATGCTGGAGGCTGCGGCACAGGAAGCGTATGCCAGCCTGCATTCACAGGAGGTGGATCATCTGATTCAGTCTCTGCAGCAGCGTAGTGAGCAGATGGCTGCTGATACCTATGCCCTGCTCCAAACAAGGCTGCAGCTCAGCCCGCATGAGCAGCAGGTGCTGAAAAAGGTTTTGCACACCTCCTTTCTGCGAATGGTCAAGGAGCCGATGCTGGCCTTGAAAAAAGCGAAGGGGCAGGATCAGCAGCTGTATGCGCGGCTGCTGGAAACGATGCTGAAAGGAGACTGA
- the hemC gene encoding hydroxymethylbilane synthase yields the protein MHIRMGTRGSALALAQCKEVKALLEKAYPQHSFEICVITTKGDRIQHVALDQMKDKGIFVKEIEQQLLEHTIDLAVHSMKDMPSVLDGRLCFTETLLREDARDVLVLRNATSLESLPLHARIATGSKRRRFQLLRQREDLEIVGIRGNIETRLKKLENQQLDGIVLAAAGLKRLQLAQYITQTLPEHIMVPAVAQGAIAIEVHKKRNDLVELVNALCTKRVDEEVCAERAFLQELNGGCHTPLGARCILHEADAELFAVYGSEDGARLFDLHVSGPRAQAQAMAIEAAQRLRKKVEEGL from the coding sequence ATGCATATACGAATGGGAACCAGAGGAAGTGCGCTGGCGCTGGCTCAATGCAAAGAGGTAAAGGCACTGCTGGAAAAGGCGTATCCCCAGCATAGCTTTGAAATCTGTGTGATTACCACAAAGGGGGACCGTATCCAGCATGTGGCATTGGACCAGATGAAGGATAAGGGAATCTTTGTAAAGGAAATAGAGCAGCAGCTGCTGGAGCATACGATTGATCTTGCTGTACACAGCATGAAGGATATGCCTTCGGTGCTGGATGGGCGTCTGTGCTTTACCGAAACGCTTTTACGAGAGGATGCACGCGATGTCCTCGTACTGCGTAATGCAACATCTCTGGAGTCACTGCCCCTGCATGCCCGCATCGCAACAGGAAGCAAGCGACGCAGGTTTCAGCTTTTGCGGCAGCGTGAGGATTTGGAAATCGTCGGCATACGCGGAAATATCGAAACACGGCTGAAAAAGCTGGAGAATCAGCAGCTGGATGGTATCGTTCTGGCAGCTGCCGGATTAAAGCGGCTGCAGCTTGCACAGTATATAACTCAAACCCTGCCGGAGCATATCATGGTACCGGCGGTTGCACAGGGGGCGATTGCCATAGAGGTGCACAAAAAGAGGAATGACCTTGTGGAGCTTGTCAATGCACTGTGTACAAAGCGTGTGGATGAGGAGGTCTGTGCCGAGCGTGCCTTTCTACAGGAGCTCAACGGTGGCTGTCATACACCGCTGGGCGCCAGATGCATACTACATGAGGCTGATGCAGAGCTGTTTGCGGTCTATGGCAGTGAGGATGGAGCCAGGCTGTTTGATCTGCATGTGAGCGGACCAAGAGCACAGGCACAGGCGATGGCCATTGAAGCGGCGCAGCGCCTACGGAAAAAAGTGGAGGAAGGTCTATGA
- a CDS encoding GntR family transcriptional regulator yields the protein MEQEATLYRQISRQLLQDIYKGTYPYGTKLPSLQALCEQFGVGRNTIRAALALLEKDGALQREKGSCARVSLDIHHLEKNRYFLYRMACSRDGVAHVYDALGMLMPTAIHAALQHADAQHLEELQFGIRQLTQKEHTLYELNEALQQLYLKVLGFLGNAYLLDLTKQLLDFLYLPYAKKENSEEALADNKVKLSETLAKILLFVMQNNPFMMKKTIRYFCETTKKDSMRYLERICKGIHPQEGIEFEWYTGREVSFLYMKTAGSIVKDIAENRYPDGHLLNLEQLSERYAVSLRTMRRTMKFLNDLQLVETRNGLGSRIVYSSQQKISAQQQEQLHPLLDYYICMLELTELLAKATLSVCMERCTWKELEGLAKEIQEKKRLSPESVLFIIKHHENPCICNIAEQLEEAVCGSMLIRTLFGHEADEQTQQDMKSLCQTLRNRERRRAIQLMQSLLHNETGSWKMKRC from the coding sequence ATGGAACAGGAAGCAACATTATATCGGCAGATCAGTCGTCAGCTTCTGCAGGATATTTATAAAGGAACCTACCCCTATGGTACAAAGCTGCCTTCTTTGCAGGCACTGTGTGAGCAGTTCGGAGTCGGAAGAAATACGATTCGCGCAGCTCTAGCACTGCTGGAGAAGGATGGGGCACTGCAGCGGGAAAAGGGGAGCTGTGCCCGGGTAAGTCTGGATATACATCATCTCGAGAAGAATCGGTATTTTCTGTATCGTATGGCCTGTTCACGGGATGGGGTTGCTCATGTGTATGATGCTCTGGGGATGTTAATGCCGACAGCAATCCATGCAGCCTTACAGCATGCCGATGCACAGCATTTGGAGGAGCTGCAGTTCGGGATTCGTCAGCTGACGCAGAAGGAGCATACCCTGTATGAGCTGAACGAGGCTCTGCAGCAGCTGTATCTGAAGGTTTTAGGCTTTCTTGGAAACGCCTATCTTCTGGATTTGACAAAGCAGCTTCTTGATTTTCTGTATCTGCCCTATGCAAAGAAAGAGAATTCCGAGGAAGCGCTTGCGGATAATAAGGTGAAGCTCAGTGAAACACTTGCCAAGATTCTGCTCTTTGTCATGCAGAATAATCCATTCATGATGAAAAAGACGATACGCTATTTCTGCGAGACTACAAAAAAGGACAGCATGCGTTATCTGGAGCGGATCTGTAAGGGAATCCATCCGCAAGAGGGAATTGAATTTGAATGGTATACGGGGCGTGAGGTGTCCTTTCTGTATATGAAGACGGCGGGAAGCATCGTAAAGGATATTGCGGAAAACCGCTATCCGGATGGTCATCTGCTGAACCTAGAGCAGCTGAGCGAGCGTTATGCGGTATCCCTGCGTACAATGCGCAGGACAATGAAGTTTCTGAATGATCTGCAGCTTGTGGAAACACGCAACGGGCTGGGCAGCCGCATTGTATATTCTTCACAGCAGAAGATATCCGCTCAGCAGCAGGAACAGCTGCATCCCCTGCTGGATTATTACATCTGTATGCTGGAGCTGACAGAGCTCCTCGCCAAGGCAACCCTTTCCGTATGTATGGAGCGCTGTACATGGAAGGAGCTGGAAGGTCTTGCAAAGGAGATACAGGAGAAAAAGAGGTTGTCGCCGGAATCGGTTCTGTTCATTATAAAGCATCATGAGAATCCGTGTATCTGCAATATCGCAGAGCAGCTCGAGGAAGCGGTATGCGGCAGTATGCTGATCCGAACGCTGTTTGGACATGAAGCCGATGAACAGACACAGCAGGATATGAAAAGTCTGTGCCAAACACTGCGCAACAGAGAACGACGCAGGGCGATACAGCTTATGCAGTCCCTACTGCATAATGAAACGGGCAGCTGGAAAATGAAGAGGTGCTAA
- the hemL gene encoding glutamate-1-semialdehyde 2,1-aminomutase codes for MKHTSSLALFHEACALMPGGVNSPVRSFSSAHADCLFADHAYGSHIVDVDGNTYLDYIGSWGPMILGHAHPLLSRHLEEVIQKGISFGLCTAQEVELARLITDAYPGLAMVRMVNSGTEATMSAIRAARGFTGRDKIIKFEGCYHGHSDGLLVKSGSGALTFATPTSPGVPADVVKHTLVCSYNDLENVEAVIKANEQEIAAVILEPIAGNMGVVKAEPQFLQGLRRLCDVHGIVLIFDEVISGFRVRYGGAAELYGIVPDMACFGKIIGAGLPVGAYGGRADIMQSVSPSGPVYQAGTLSGNPLAMHLGCRLLRYLKEHPETYTELEEKGAYLKEGMQTILQELKLPYQLHQAVSLLTLFFTRQSVHSFADVQTCDGTLFERYFRYLYDHGILIAPSPYEAMFLSTAHTYEELDHTLQIMREALKQLI; via the coding sequence ATGAAGCATACATCGAGTCTTGCCCTGTTTCATGAGGCCTGTGCGCTGATGCCCGGGGGTGTGAATTCACCGGTACGCTCCTTTTCCAGCGCTCATGCGGATTGTCTGTTTGCGGATCATGCCTATGGATCCCATATCGTCGATGTGGATGGCAACACTTATCTGGATTATATCGGCTCCTGGGGACCGATGATTCTGGGACATGCCCATCCGCTGCTTAGCAGGCATCTGGAGGAGGTTATTCAAAAGGGCATCAGCTTCGGCCTTTGCACAGCGCAGGAGGTGGAGCTTGCCCGGCTGATCACGGATGCATATCCCGGTCTTGCCATGGTACGTATGGTGAATTCCGGCACAGAAGCAACCATGTCTGCCATACGGGCTGCCCGCGGTTTTACAGGAAGAGATAAAATAATCAAATTTGAAGGCTGTTATCACGGGCACAGTGATGGCTTGCTGGTGAAAAGCGGTTCCGGAGCATTGACATTTGCAACGCCTACCAGCCCGGGTGTTCCGGCGGATGTTGTAAAGCATACCCTTGTATGCAGCTACAATGATCTGGAGAATGTGGAGGCAGTAATCAAAGCGAATGAACAGGAGATTGCGGCAGTTATACTGGAGCCGATTGCAGGGAATATGGGTGTGGTGAAAGCAGAACCTCAATTTCTTCAGGGATTGCGTAGACTATGTGACGTACATGGCATCGTATTGATTTTTGATGAGGTGATCAGCGGCTTTCGTGTACGGTATGGCGGAGCTGCAGAGCTGTATGGAATCGTACCGGATATGGCCTGCTTCGGAAAAATCATCGGAGCCGGACTTCCGGTTGGTGCGTATGGCGGCAGAGCGGACATTATGCAATCGGTAAGTCCCAGCGGACCGGTGTATCAGGCAGGTACGCTGTCCGGTAATCCGCTGGCGATGCACCTGGGCTGCCGTCTTTTGCGATATCTGAAGGAGCATCCCGAAACTTATACTGAGCTGGAGGAGAAGGGGGCGTATTTGAAAGAAGGTATGCAGACAATTCTACAGGAGCTGAAGCTGCCGTATCAGCTTCATCAGGCGGTAAGTCTGCTGACCCTGTTTTTTACCCGACAGAGCGTTCACAGCTTTGCGGATGTGCAGACCTGCGATGGGACGTTGTTCGAGCGCTATTTCCGCTATCTCTATGATCATGGCATTTTAATTGCACCATCGCCATATGAAGCAATGTTTCTTTCTACTGCCCATACGTATGAAGAGCTGGATCATACCCTGCAAATCATGCGGGAAGCATTAAAGCAGCTTATATGA
- a CDS encoding nitrite/sulfite reductase, producing MNDDLREELRSEIEDFRTQTKRFLDKELNVKEFKGYSGGFGSYAQRGATSFMLRLRMNQGVMTKDKLKFICDTCKEHGVSRAHFTTCQTIQLHDLSGMEIPIIMSNALDHGIVCRGGGGDFPRNVMCSPLSGVDPQEAFDVLPYAARVGEYLLSIVNKYTLPRKLKVAFTNSSRNEAHATFRDLGFVANPDHTFDVYCAGGLGNNPRMGVRVGEHVAPETILYYVSTMVLMFMEFGNYENRAKARTRYMQETLGSEGFVDAYRERLKRALQGQSLTIAVREEAITKTGDAQVLSDRRVFAQKQHGLYAVYYHPIGGSLTPQKLQEIYDCIRDMEAVELRLTPQQGVYIINCTAGEAKCVLAVTGDGARNTFEESTACIGASTCQVGLRDSQGVLKDVILYLREKNYADHVLPKIFISGCPSSCGTNQIGQLGFQGTVKVIDRKPYPAFTLSVSGSDSLYHERFGNVAGVVLEEDMCLFLAAIADAVTAAGMDFNTWLEKEKEQLDAILNTYLK from the coding sequence ATGAACGACGATCTGAGAGAAGAACTGCGTTCGGAAATAGAGGATTTCCGTACACAGACCAAACGGTTTCTGGACAAGGAACTGAATGTAAAGGAATTTAAAGGCTATTCCGGAGGCTTTGGAAGCTATGCCCAGCGGGGTGCCACCAGCTTCATGCTGCGGCTTCGTATGAATCAGGGGGTCATGACAAAGGACAAGCTGAAATTCATATGTGATACCTGTAAGGAGCATGGGGTAAGCAGAGCGCATTTTACGACCTGCCAGACGATCCAGCTGCATGATTTAAGCGGTATGGAGATTCCCATTATCATGTCAAATGCTCTGGATCACGGCATTGTCTGCCGTGGGGGCGGCGGTGATTTCCCGCGTAATGTCATGTGTTCCCCACTGAGCGGTGTGGATCCGCAGGAGGCTTTCGATGTCCTTCCCTATGCGGCGCGTGTCGGCGAATACCTGCTGTCCATCGTAAACAAGTACACCCTGCCACGCAAGCTGAAGGTTGCGTTTACAAACTCTTCGCGCAACGAGGCACATGCGACCTTCCGTGATCTGGGCTTTGTTGCCAATCCGGATCATACCTTTGATGTATATTGTGCAGGAGGACTTGGTAACAATCCGCGCATGGGTGTACGTGTGGGTGAGCATGTCGCACCGGAAACAATTCTATATTATGTATCCACGATGGTATTGATGTTCATGGAATTTGGAAATTATGAAAACCGCGCCAAGGCAAGAACCCGTTATATGCAGGAAACGCTTGGCAGTGAGGGCTTTGTGGATGCTTATCGTGAGCGTCTAAAACGCGCTTTGCAGGGACAAAGCCTTACCATAGCTGTCCGTGAGGAAGCAATCACGAAAACAGGTGATGCACAAGTGCTGAGCGATCGCAGAGTCTTTGCCCAGAAGCAGCATGGGCTGTATGCTGTCTATTATCACCCGATCGGCGGAAGTCTGACACCGCAGAAGCTGCAGGAAATCTATGACTGCATTCGGGATATGGAAGCTGTAGAGCTGCGTCTGACTCCCCAGCAGGGTGTTTACATCATCAACTGTACCGCTGGCGAGGCCAAATGTGTACTGGCTGTCACAGGGGATGGTGCCCGCAATACCTTTGAAGAAAGTACGGCGTGTATCGGAGCCTCCACATGTCAGGTGGGGCTGCGCGATTCTCAGGGTGTGCTGAAGGATGTCATCCTCTATCTCAGAGAAAAAAATTATGCAGATCATGTATTGCCGAAAATATTTATTTCCGGATGTCCAAGCTCCTGCGGAACCAATCAAATTGGACAGCTGGGCTTTCAGGGAACGGTAAAGGTCATTGACCGCAAGCCGTATCCGGCCTTCACCCTCAGTGTATCCGGCAGTGATTCTTTGTATCACGAACGCTTTGGAAATGTTGCCGGTGTTGTTCTGGAAGAGGACATGTGTCTGTTTTTAGCGGCCATTGCCGATGCCGTAACCGCAGCGGGTATGGATTTCAACACCTGGCTGGAAAAAGAAAAAGAACAGCTGGATGCCATTCTGAATACATATTTGAAATAA
- the hemB gene encoding porphobilinogen synthase — translation MYRGRRLRKNQVIRSMMKETVLTKRDLIYPLFVVEGENICREIETLPGVYHYSIDRLCEALDEMREAQVLSCILFGIPNHKDACGTQAYAQEGIVQRAIRFIKSYAPEIYVIGDVCMCEYTDHGHCGILNAEGDVMNDETLSYLNRIALSYAQAGIDMVAPSDMMDGHIASIRQTLDSAGFQNVAIMGYSAKYASSFYGPFRAAANSAPSFGDRKGYQMDYANREEALRELQADVDEGADVLMVKPALAYLDIVREAKEQFSLPLAVYNVSGEYAMLKMAVDQGLVREEAIFESILAMKRAGADLIITYFALYLARKIDEGVQ, via the coding sequence ATGTATAGAGGAAGAAGACTGCGAAAAAACCAGGTTATCCGTTCCATGATGAAGGAAACGGTACTGACGAAAAGAGATTTGATATATCCACTATTTGTTGTGGAAGGCGAAAATATATGCCGGGAAATTGAAACACTGCCCGGGGTTTATCATTATTCCATTGATCGTCTGTGTGAGGCTCTGGATGAAATGAGAGAAGCGCAGGTTCTGTCCTGTATCCTGTTCGGTATTCCGAATCATAAGGATGCCTGCGGCACTCAGGCGTATGCACAGGAGGGTATCGTACAGAGGGCGATTCGCTTTATCAAGTCGTATGCACCGGAAATCTATGTGATTGGGGATGTGTGCATGTGTGAATATACCGACCACGGTCATTGCGGCATTCTCAATGCCGAGGGAGATGTGATGAATGATGAAACGCTGTCCTATCTGAACCGCATTGCACTCAGCTATGCACAGGCAGGCATCGATATGGTTGCGCCAAGTGATATGATGGATGGTCATATAGCATCCATTCGACAGACACTGGACAGTGCAGGCTTTCAGAATGTTGCCATTATGGGCTATAGCGCAAAGTATGCCTCCAGCTTCTACGGACCGTTTCGAGCTGCTGCCAATTCTGCACCGAGCTTTGGGGATCGAAAGGGCTATCAGATGGATTATGCAAACAGGGAAGAGGCATTGCGGGAGCTGCAGGCGGATGTGGATGAGGGCGCTGATGTTTTGATGGTGAAGCCGGCGCTTGCCTATCTGGATATTGTCAGAGAAGCGAAGGAGCAGTTCTCCCTGCCGCTGGCAGTTTATAATGTCAGCGGAGAATATGCCATGCTGAAAATGGCGGTGGATCAGGGCCTGGTTCGTGAGGAAGCAATCTTTGAAAGCATTCTGGCAATGAAGCGCGCAGGTGCCGATTTGATCATCACCTATTTTGCTTTGTATCTCGCCCGTAAAATTGATGAGGGGGTACAGTGA
- a CDS encoding siroheme synthase produces MSLCVQLSLQGVPVLVIGGGRIAYRKCCQLEQEGAELVVIAKQFDACFQGAAYPCITDSYRPQQLQGKMLVIACCDDLITNRQICADAKQAGIFAMSVQQNCGASMHALAVEEAAEYVLAAGTKGASPLLARQILKEMNAVVKETYASRIAMLRKLRPYILQHIQKVERPQLLSRLVRMSQRDLYCIEQALQGKGLQLVCFHGVKEDVSQELENFCAAIEHRKTNLVAAAAFLFEGVSDTSAQPVAQWLQIVKSLHIPVTLVPMLFQNGRYYSRLLSIKSENVRVKPLMFQERSEVWQCLQEVRRESGCANLLVIYHSCVDGAFSELLQGLMKEDVHFHAVHEKQTMDCILSWREESVAILPMYMLRGSHYRKDSDGGSALVQSLQKQNCSVHVLQASCIELRAFQEFIIQKME; encoded by the coding sequence ATGAGTCTGTGTGTACAGCTGTCGCTGCAGGGTGTGCCGGTACTGGTCATCGGAGGCGGTCGCATCGCCTATCGCAAGTGCTGTCAGCTGGAGCAGGAGGGGGCAGAGCTTGTCGTTATCGCAAAGCAGTTTGATGCATGCTTTCAAGGGGCTGCTTATCCCTGCATAACCGATTCCTATCGCCCGCAGCAGCTGCAGGGGAAGATGCTGGTCATTGCCTGCTGTGATGATTTGATCACCAATAGGCAGATATGCGCGGATGCCAAGCAGGCAGGTATCTTTGCGATGAGTGTCCAGCAGAATTGTGGTGCCAGCATGCATGCTCTGGCTGTGGAGGAAGCAGCAGAGTATGTGCTTGCGGCAGGGACAAAAGGGGCAAGTCCGCTGCTTGCCCGTCAGATTCTGAAGGAAATGAATGCTGTTGTGAAGGAGACCTACGCTTCCCGTATCGCCATGCTGCGCAAGCTGCGTCCATATATCCTGCAGCATATCCAGAAGGTGGAACGCCCGCAGCTGCTTTCCCGTCTGGTAAGAATGTCTCAGCGTGATCTGTATTGTATAGAGCAGGCCCTGCAGGGGAAAGGCCTGCAGCTGGTATGCTTTCATGGAGTGAAGGAGGATGTGTCTCAGGAACTGGAGAACTTTTGTGCCGCCATAGAGCACAGGAAAACAAATCTTGTAGCTGCAGCGGCATTTCTCTTCGAAGGTGTCAGTGATACATCAGCACAGCCGGTTGCGCAATGGCTGCAAATCGTTAAGTCCCTGCATATTCCGGTCACCCTGGTGCCGATGCTGTTTCAAAACGGCCGCTATTACAGCCGTCTTCTTTCCATAAAGAGTGAGAATGTACGGGTAAAGCCGCTTATGTTTCAAGAACGCTCAGAGGTTTGGCAATGTCTGCAGGAGGTACGCAGGGAAAGCGGCTGTGCCAATCTGCTTGTTATCTATCATTCGTGTGTAGACGGAGCATTCAGTGAACTGCTGCAGGGACTTATGAAAGAGGATGTCCATTTCCATGCCGTTCATGAAAAGCAGACAATGGATTGCATACTGTCTTGGAGAGAGGAAAGCGTGGCAATTCTTCCCATGTACATGCTGCGGGGAAGTCATTACCGTAAGGATAGTGATGGCGGCTCTGCTTTGGTACAGAGCCTTCAGAAACAAAATTGCAGTGTGCATGTGCTGCAGGCATCCTGCATTGAGTTGAGAGCTTTTCAGGAGTTTATCATACAAAAAATGGAATGA